In Phyllopteryx taeniolatus isolate TA_2022b chromosome 8, UOR_Ptae_1.2, whole genome shotgun sequence, one genomic interval encodes:
- the il15l gene encoding interleukin 15, like isoform X1, which yields MLRGRPAAFVTVWCLACLLCDGTHAFSRDAVHQVEILRRQDAASCADCKLYTPSVSDYKTCPKDTLKCFSAEIRVLLAEWEGSQQPDLERALWSFADQRNHSGRRCRPCELHPEEDVPRFLDQLLQTLQANNN from the exons ATGCTGAGAGGAAGGCCGGCGGCGTTTGTCACCGTTTGGTGCCTGGCTTGCCTGCTGTGCGACGGGACGCACGCCTTCAGCCGGGACGCCGTGCACCAGGTGGAGATCCTCCGCCGGCAGGACGCAGCTTCG TGTGCAGACTGCAAGCTGTACACCCCGAGCGTCAGTGACTACAAG ACGTGTCCCAAGGACACCCTGAAATGCTTCTCGGCGGAAATACGAGTTCTCCTCGCCGAGTGGGAAGGAAGTCAGCAGCCGGATTTGGAGCGGGCCCTCTGGTCCTTTGCGGACCAGCGCAACCAC AGCGGTCGGCGGTGTCGTCCGTGCGAGCTCCACCCAGAAGAAGACGTGCCGCGCTTCCTGGACCAACTTCTCCAAACTCTGCAGGCCAACAACAACTGA
- the triap1 gene encoding TP53-regulated inhibitor of apoptosis 1 translates to MNSVGEACTELKREYDQCFNRWFADKFLKGERGAEPCADSFRLYQRCVQKAIKDKDIPVDGLDFMGPDKDKDKADS, encoded by the coding sequence ATGAACAGCGTGGGGGAGGCCTGCACGGAGCTCAAGCGGGAGTACGACCAATGTTTCAACCGATGGTTCGCCGACAAGTTCCTGAAGGGAGAGCGAGGCGCCGAGCCGTGCGCGGACAGCTTCCGGCTGTACCAGCGCTGCGTCCAGAAGGCCATCAAGGACAAGGACATCCCGGTGGACGGCCTGGACTTCATGGGCCCCGACAAGGACAAGGACAAGGCCGACAGCTGA
- the il15l gene encoding interleukin 15, like isoform X2 encodes MLRGRPAAFVTVWCLACLLCDGTHAFSRDAVHQCADCKLYTPSVSDYKTCPKDTLKCFSAEIRVLLAEWEGSQQPDLERALWSFADQRNHSGRRCRPCELHPEEDVPRFLDQLLQTLQANNN; translated from the exons ATGCTGAGAGGAAGGCCGGCGGCGTTTGTCACCGTTTGGTGCCTGGCTTGCCTGCTGTGCGACGGGACGCACGCCTTCAGCCGGGACGCCGTGCACCAG TGTGCAGACTGCAAGCTGTACACCCCGAGCGTCAGTGACTACAAG ACGTGTCCCAAGGACACCCTGAAATGCTTCTCGGCGGAAATACGAGTTCTCCTCGCCGAGTGGGAAGGAAGTCAGCAGCCGGATTTGGAGCGGGCCCTCTGGTCCTTTGCGGACCAGCGCAACCAC AGCGGTCGGCGGTGTCGTCCGTGCGAGCTCCACCCAGAAGAAGACGTGCCGCGCTTCCTGGACCAACTTCTCCAAACTCTGCAGGCCAACAACAACTGA